The proteins below are encoded in one region of Triticum aestivum cultivar Chinese Spring chromosome 1B, IWGSC CS RefSeq v2.1, whole genome shotgun sequence:
- the LOC123094060 gene encoding uncharacterized protein gives MLNGSERSMEMLKRLQEEKVVVELDEEDEVLIKSITFRNSKDYVKRIKKVDDDDEDFAIPGQSSVTSKVLGEVCAPEGIQPTHRGAANRRHGHVRHSQGVQVSTDLLHERHSSCTPSSVASP, from the exons ATGTTAAACGGATCGGAGAGGTCGATGGAGATGTTGAAGCGGTTACAGGAGGAAAAAGTAGTGGTAGAACTAGATGAAGAAGACGAAGTACTCATCAAATCAATAACTTTTAGA AACTCGAAAGATTATGTTAAACGGATCAAAAAGgtcgacgacgacgatgaagatttTGCTATACCAGGACAGTCAAGTGTCACATCAAAG GTTCTAGGCGAGGTTTGTGCTCCGGAAGGGATCCAGCCTACGCATCGAGGTGCAGCCAACCGGCGACATGGTCATGTGCGCCACAGCCAAGGGGTGCAG GTGTCCACTGATCTTCTGCACGAGAGGCATAGTAGTTGTACACCATCTTCGGTAGCTTCTCCTTAG